The Vibrio sp. STUT-A11 region ATGAAGACTGGAATCACTGCAATTATTGCTGACGATGAGCCGTTGCTGAGGCATCATTTGGACAAAAGCCTGGCTGAAGTATGGCCAGAACTGGAAGTGGTCGCAAAAGTCGCAGACGGTGAGCAGGCTTGGAGTGCCATTCAAAATAACCAACCCGACATCGCCTTTCTTGATATTCGCATGCCCGTTTTAGACGGGGTGAGTTTAGCGCGAAAAATTAATCGTATGGTAAATCCTCCTTTGATTATTTTTGTTACCGCATACGACGATTACGCGATTAAAGCGTTTGAACAAAATGCGGCAGATTATCTACTCAAACCTATCTCGGATGATCGGCTGCAAACCACTTGTGAACGAGTTCAAGCTCGTCTTGTCAATCTAGGGCTGCACAACCACAACAGCAATATGCAGATGAATAGCTTGTTAGAGCAGCTTCAGCAATTGTCTGCCCCCCAAACGCCTCAATATCTGCAATGGATTAAAGCCACTCAGGGGGAAGACATTCATTTGATCGCTACCACCGATGTGCTCTATTTCAAGGCAGAAGAGAAGTACGTGTCGGTCTATGCACAGCAAGGGCAGGGGAGGGCTGTGGAATACCTGATTCGAACATCGTTAAAAGAACTGATCCAACAACTTAATCCTGACCAGTTTTGGCAAGTTCACCGTTCAACCGTCGTTCAGGTTTGTAAAATCAATAAAGTTAACAAAGACTTTTCAGGACGAATGCTTGTCCATATTGGTGATACGAAATTGGCGGTAAGTCGTGCCTCGCAAAGTCTATTTAAGGGAATGTAGCCTTTGCTTAGTAAGACGCTATTTATTCTTTACATTGTAAACTCAGTCCTTGTTTGAGGTAAACGTACCACT contains the following coding sequences:
- a CDS encoding LytTR family DNA-binding domain-containing protein; this encodes MKTGITAIIADDEPLLRHHLDKSLAEVWPELEVVAKVADGEQAWSAIQNNQPDIAFLDIRMPVLDGVSLARKINRMVNPPLIIFVTAYDDYAIKAFEQNAADYLLKPISDDRLQTTCERVQARLVNLGLHNHNSNMQMNSLLEQLQQLSAPQTPQYLQWIKATQGEDIHLIATTDVLYFKAEEKYVSVYAQQGQGRAVEYLIRTSLKELIQQLNPDQFWQVHRSTVVQVCKINKVNKDFSGRMLVHIGDTKLAVSRASQSLFKGM